One genomic segment of Desulfocapsa sulfexigens DSM 10523 includes these proteins:
- a CDS encoding tetratricopeptide repeat protein has translation MIHPVYQFRQFDLAISLIFQTLPMCEISRTENPSHRDIENLFAQACQLHQDGKLEKALKLYRQLLKKLPGLSLLHFNCGLVLFELGLFQDAENHYRKAAGLQEDDPDIHYNRGLNFRRLYKFSEAAQSFGYAIKAGDTTVDTFYNLALCHQDMEDYAVAERLYMRILKETPDHLSSLNNYAYLCHKSGNIKKAEQLYRQLLLYNPQHQGAKHMLDSLSGETPDTAPLEYVEAVFDNYATEFEQSLIDNLEYRTPTTLHTLYNNLFPDSSRILALDLGCGTGLAGQEFNDCCREIIGVDISEKMLHVAAEKKIYKKLIKDDILHFLQNSSDVFDLIVAVDVFTYMGCLEQVFASCSDSSSDKGLFLFSVEVSHSETFELKTTGRFGHSHDYINMVSQKTGWTILKSVHSRLRKDGGEWIEGFIFILEKHADPPGKF, from the coding sequence ATGATACATCCAGTATACCAATTCCGTCAATTTGATTTAGCCATTTCTCTTATTTTCCAGACTTTACCCATGTGTGAAATTTCCAGAACAGAAAATCCGAGCCACCGTGACATTGAAAATCTCTTTGCTCAGGCCTGTCAACTCCACCAAGACGGCAAGTTGGAAAAGGCTCTTAAGCTTTACAGACAACTCTTAAAAAAACTTCCTGGCTTATCATTACTTCACTTTAACTGCGGTCTGGTTCTCTTTGAACTCGGGTTGTTTCAGGACGCTGAAAACCATTACCGGAAAGCTGCAGGTTTGCAGGAAGACGATCCCGATATTCATTACAATCGTGGGCTTAACTTTAGAAGGTTATATAAGTTTTCAGAAGCTGCACAGTCTTTTGGATATGCCATCAAAGCAGGTGACACAACGGTTGACACATTCTACAACCTTGCACTCTGCCACCAGGATATGGAAGATTATGCAGTAGCAGAGCGCTTGTATATGCGTATTCTTAAAGAAACACCAGACCACCTCTCAAGCCTCAACAATTACGCCTATCTCTGTCATAAATCAGGAAACATTAAAAAGGCAGAGCAACTCTACAGGCAACTGTTGTTGTATAACCCGCAGCATCAAGGCGCAAAACACATGCTTGACTCACTCTCAGGAGAAACCCCTGACACGGCCCCACTGGAGTACGTGGAAGCTGTTTTTGACAATTATGCAACCGAATTTGAACAGAGTTTAATTGACAATCTTGAGTATAGAACCCCTACAACCTTACACACCCTTTACAACAATTTATTCCCAGACTCTTCAAGGATTCTTGCCCTTGATCTCGGGTGCGGAACCGGGTTGGCAGGACAGGAGTTTAACGATTGCTGCAGGGAAATTATCGGTGTTGATATCTCAGAAAAAATGCTGCATGTTGCGGCTGAGAAAAAGATATACAAAAAACTGATCAAAGACGACATCCTTCACTTTCTCCAAAACAGCAGTGACGTCTTTGACTTGATTGTGGCAGTCGATGTCTTCACATATATGGGGTGTCTTGAACAGGTTTTCGCATCATGTTCGGACAGCAGTAGTGATAAGGGCCTCTTTCTTTTTTCGGTGGAAGTTTCACACAGTGAAACTTTTGAACTGAAGACAACAGGACGTTTTGGACACTCCCACGACTATATCAATATGGTATCCCAAAAAACAGGCTGGACTATTCTGAAAAGTGTCCATAGCAGATTAAGAAAGGATGGAGGAGAGTGGATAGAAGGATTTATTTTTATTCTCGAAAAACACGCAGATCCGCCAGGAAAATTCTAA
- the murJ gene encoding murein biosynthesis integral membrane protein MurJ, with protein MKKEAKQSGKIARSAGTVSIAVMCSRVLGLVREQIFAGMFGAGFAYDAFVVAFRIPNLLRDLFAEGALSAAFITVFTDYDTNRSKQETWQLASNVLVFFAILLSAITLLGIYFSEPLVNLLASDFSTVTGKQELTILLTRIMLPFLVFISLAAVVMGILNSRGKFFIPAMASAFFNLGSIVGGVSLAFILPKFGQPAIVGMAIGTLLGGLLQLSIQFPALLKCGFRFTPRLPFKDPGLKRIITLMIPAVIGLSPTQINIFINTNFASSCVEGSVSWLNYAFRLVQLPIGIFGVALSIAAMPVLARHAAKKDIGGMKETMVSSLTMVFGLTIPASIGLMMLAQPIIHIIFERGAFTAFDTIATANTLTLYAVGLFAYSSNKILVPVFYALEDTKYPLIASFIAVGANLLIINLTIDSYQHLAIALSTSCSMILNFFFLSVVLYLKTGGYSVGYLIKALGKIIVAGTVMAGFLHWSRSLFTTQLNGSFLQASFVLLILIIVAASLYGLLLHLMKLRELTSVTSKIYEKFGR; from the coding sequence GTGAAAAAAGAAGCAAAACAGAGTGGAAAAATCGCCCGATCTGCCGGAACCGTGTCCATTGCAGTTATGTGCAGTCGAGTACTCGGACTTGTCAGAGAGCAGATTTTTGCCGGAATGTTTGGCGCAGGATTCGCCTACGATGCCTTTGTGGTCGCCTTCCGCATACCAAATCTCCTGCGTGATCTTTTTGCAGAGGGAGCATTGTCTGCTGCTTTTATTACGGTTTTCACTGATTATGACACAAACCGTTCCAAGCAGGAAACATGGCAGCTTGCTTCAAACGTTCTCGTCTTTTTCGCCATACTTCTTTCTGCCATCACTCTTCTGGGAATTTACTTTTCCGAACCTCTGGTAAACCTTCTTGCCTCGGATTTTTCAACAGTTACTGGAAAGCAAGAACTCACCATCCTCCTTACCAGAATCATGCTCCCCTTCCTCGTTTTTATTTCACTCGCTGCTGTAGTGATGGGGATACTGAACTCCAGAGGGAAATTTTTCATTCCTGCCATGGCTTCCGCCTTCTTCAATCTTGGTTCCATCGTTGGTGGCGTGAGTCTCGCATTTATTCTTCCAAAATTTGGTCAACCTGCAATTGTTGGAATGGCCATCGGAACACTTCTTGGTGGTTTGTTACAACTTTCTATCCAGTTTCCTGCCCTGCTGAAATGCGGTTTCCGGTTTACTCCACGGCTTCCCTTTAAAGACCCCGGCCTTAAACGGATTATCACCCTGATGATTCCTGCTGTTATTGGCCTTTCCCCCACCCAGATTAATATCTTTATCAATACCAACTTTGCCTCCTCCTGCGTTGAAGGATCGGTTTCCTGGCTTAACTACGCATTTCGCCTGGTACAGCTTCCTATTGGAATTTTTGGAGTGGCACTCTCCATTGCCGCAATGCCCGTTCTTGCAAGACATGCCGCAAAGAAGGACATCGGCGGGATGAAGGAAACCATGGTATCTTCGCTGACCATGGTCTTTGGCCTTACTATCCCGGCTTCCATTGGTCTTATGATGCTTGCTCAACCAATAATTCACATTATCTTTGAAAGAGGTGCTTTTACAGCTTTTGATACGATAGCCACCGCTAATACCCTCACATTGTACGCTGTCGGACTTTTTGCTTATTCCTCAAACAAAATTCTCGTTCCGGTTTTTTATGCCTTGGAAGACACAAAATACCCACTTATTGCATCATTTATTGCGGTGGGTGCAAACCTGCTCATTATCAACCTGACCATAGACTCCTACCAACATCTGGCAATTGCCCTTTCAACATCCTGTTCAATGATTCTTAATTTCTTCTTTTTAAGTGTGGTTCTTTACCTGAAAACAGGAGGATATTCTGTAGGCTATCTCATAAAGGCGTTAGGGAAAATCATTGTTGCCGGAACCGTAATGGCCGGCTTTCTCCACTGGAGCAGAAGCCTTTTCACAACACAGTTAAATGGCTCATTTCTTCAGGCATCTTTTGTCCTCCTTATACTTATTATTGTTGCCGCTTCACTGTACGGCCTTCTCCTTCACCTCATGAAGCTGCGGGAACTCACGTCTGTAACAAGTAAAATATACGAAAAATTCGGACGATAA
- the mgtE gene encoding magnesium transporter, whose product MEKNEKKELIGTEGKLLLDMIRRLNRRGATENLLKLITKTHPADTAWVFRHLSELERKEVFDILAQTDQVGDFISELDESVMVPLVENLSPKFMADVISEMASDDAADIIEALDDDFGAEIRSQMEQADREEVDELLQYHPESAGGLMSPDFMYLDEELSVGEAIAKVQKRSEEKEMVFYLYITFGDGKLAGVVSLRELLTNPPHRQLKNIMKKNVLSVSTDTDREEVAHVISQYNLLAVPVVDASYTLVGIVTVDDIIDVMREEATEAFLQMAGAGKDREILLKSTSENVVLRAPWLFASWIGGVMALFIIGAFEEELTKVLALAAFIPIIMGMGGNIATQSSTIVVRGIATGRINMEDFHKIIFKEMRVGVILGILYGGFLGVLAYFGYAEPKLLGLVVGLSIFFSMAMAATIGTVIPLILKRFDIDAAIATGPFVTTAIDILGVLGYFMIAKFFLNL is encoded by the coding sequence ATGGAAAAAAACGAAAAAAAAGAACTTATTGGTACCGAGGGGAAACTGCTGCTCGATATGATCCGCAGATTGAATCGTCGTGGTGCCACAGAAAACCTCCTGAAACTTATCACTAAGACCCATCCTGCTGATACAGCCTGGGTGTTCAGACATCTCTCGGAACTTGAGCGCAAGGAAGTCTTTGATATTCTGGCCCAGACCGATCAGGTGGGTGATTTTATAAGTGAACTTGATGAATCAGTCATGGTGCCTCTTGTTGAAAATCTCAGCCCGAAATTCATGGCCGACGTTATCAGTGAGATGGCTTCGGATGATGCTGCTGATATTATAGAAGCATTGGACGATGATTTTGGGGCTGAAATACGCTCTCAAATGGAACAGGCTGATCGGGAAGAGGTTGATGAACTGCTTCAGTATCATCCAGAAAGTGCGGGTGGCCTGATGTCTCCAGATTTTATGTATCTGGATGAGGAGTTAAGCGTTGGTGAAGCTATTGCCAAGGTACAGAAAAGAAGTGAAGAAAAAGAGATGGTCTTTTATCTCTACATAACCTTCGGCGATGGTAAACTTGCCGGTGTTGTTTCACTTCGTGAACTTCTTACCAATCCGCCCCACAGGCAACTGAAAAATATCATGAAGAAGAATGTGTTGTCAGTAAGTACTGATACCGACAGGGAAGAAGTTGCCCATGTGATCTCCCAGTATAATCTCCTCGCGGTTCCTGTTGTCGATGCAAGCTACACGCTTGTTGGTATCGTAACAGTGGATGATATTATTGATGTTATGCGGGAAGAAGCCACCGAGGCTTTTTTACAGATGGCCGGTGCCGGTAAAGATAGAGAAATTCTTCTAAAATCCACTTCGGAAAATGTCGTTCTTCGTGCTCCCTGGTTATTTGCTTCCTGGATCGGAGGTGTTATGGCATTGTTCATTATTGGCGCCTTTGAAGAAGAGCTTACCAAGGTTCTTGCACTCGCAGCCTTTATCCCCATTATCATGGGAATGGGCGGCAATATTGCAACCCAGTCCTCCACCATCGTTGTCCGCGGCATCGCCACAGGCCGCATTAATATGGAAGATTTCCATAAAATAATTTTTAAAGAGATGCGAGTGGGTGTTATTCTGGGGATCCTTTATGGTGGTTTCTTAGGGGTACTCGCCTATTTTGGATATGCGGAACCAAAACTTCTTGGCCTGGTTGTAGGACTTTCAATATTCTTTTCTATGGCCATGGCTGCAACAATTGGTACTGTTATTCCACTTATTTTAAAACGTTTTGATATTGACGCTGCCATTGCCACAGGTCCTTTTGTAACCACAGCAATTGATATACTTGGAGTTCTCGGTTATTTTATGATTGCTAAATTTTTCCTGAATCTTTGA
- a CDS encoding MogA/MoaB family molybdenum cofactor biosynthesis protein yields MKIDTGRFTFGVLTMSDKGSRGEREDTSGPYLLKTLNDLGYQQKAYAVIPDKAKGITETLISWVDEQKVDLILTTGGTGVAPTDVTPEAMADVIEKEIPGMAEAMRAESLKKTPHAVLSRGIAGIRGNSLIINLPGSEKAARENIAVLLPSLAHALDKIKGGTSDCGVG; encoded by the coding sequence ATGAAGATTGATACTGGCAGATTTACCTTCGGGGTTCTTACCATGAGTGACAAGGGATCACGTGGAGAACGAGAAGATACCAGTGGGCCGTATCTACTGAAGACCTTAAATGATTTGGGGTATCAGCAGAAGGCCTACGCTGTGATTCCCGACAAGGCCAAAGGGATTACTGAGACCCTTATTTCATGGGTGGATGAGCAGAAAGTCGATCTTATTCTGACGACGGGTGGGACAGGGGTTGCGCCAACGGATGTAACTCCTGAGGCAATGGCCGATGTCATAGAGAAGGAGATCCCTGGAATGGCTGAAGCCATGCGGGCTGAAAGCCTGAAGAAAACGCCTCATGCAGTACTCTCAAGGGGGATAGCTGGTATTCGCGGAAACTCTTTGATTATTAATTTACCCGGGAGTGAAAAGGCTGCTCGGGAAAATATTGCAGTACTGCTGCCCTCACTGGCCCACGCCCTGGATAAGATCAAGGGGGGAACCAGTGACTGCGGAGTGGGGTAA
- a CDS encoding hemolysin family protein: MTSTLIVTVFLAVAVSAFCSILEAVLYSISTSQVEMLKKQGHKSGPILQELREDIDEPITAILTLNTIANTLGAAVAGAAAAVVFGEENLFLFSAVFTLIILLFSEILPKTFGVSYTVLLAPYIALPLRWMVIILKPIIRLCQLMTKVIPQAENNDTISAEELQAIAALSKQSGEIGADQERVIFNILELGNRVVRDVMTPRTVTFSLDETMTVADVMANEARLSSHSRIPVYKNEPDNVSGIIMRRDVLRAVAEQRNDTKLSELTTQVHFVAEMSPLNHILVEFFEIHQHLFVVVDEYGAVTGVISMEDVLEEIVGREIVDESDKTHDMRELARKLNRKIPGKLKKNASH, from the coding sequence TTGACAAGCACACTTATCGTAACTGTTTTTTTAGCCGTTGCTGTTTCTGCCTTCTGTTCTATTCTGGAAGCGGTTCTTTATTCAATTTCAACAAGTCAGGTTGAGATGCTGAAGAAGCAGGGGCATAAATCAGGCCCTATTCTCCAGGAGCTCCGAGAAGATATTGATGAACCGATCACTGCCATTCTCACCCTGAATACCATAGCCAACACTCTCGGGGCCGCTGTCGCTGGAGCCGCTGCTGCCGTTGTCTTTGGTGAAGAAAATCTTTTCCTGTTTTCAGCTGTCTTCACTCTTATTATCCTGCTCTTCTCAGAAATACTTCCTAAGACATTCGGTGTCAGCTACACGGTGCTGCTTGCCCCCTATATTGCCCTTCCTCTTCGCTGGATGGTCATTATTCTGAAACCCATCATTCGGCTTTGCCAACTGATGACAAAAGTCATCCCGCAGGCCGAAAACAATGATACAATTTCCGCTGAAGAACTTCAGGCCATTGCCGCCCTGTCCAAGCAATCTGGAGAAATAGGCGCAGATCAGGAACGGGTAATTTTTAATATTTTAGAGCTTGGTAATCGCGTTGTGCGTGATGTTATGACCCCACGTACCGTTACCTTTTCTCTCGATGAAACAATGACTGTGGCAGATGTTATGGCTAATGAAGCCAGACTTTCAAGCCACAGCCGAATCCCCGTCTACAAGAATGAACCTGACAATGTAAGCGGTATCATCATGCGCCGTGATGTCCTGCGAGCAGTTGCTGAACAGCGCAACGATACTAAACTTTCTGAACTGACGACCCAGGTTCATTTTGTAGCGGAAATGTCTCCTTTAAATCATATTCTCGTCGAATTCTTTGAGATTCATCAACATCTCTTTGTGGTGGTTGATGAGTATGGTGCCGTAACAGGTGTTATTTCAATGGAGGACGTTCTTGAAGAAATCGTTGGTCGAGAAATTGTCGATGAATCAGATAAAACGCATGATATGCGAGAACTCGCTAGGAAATTAAACAGAAAAATCCCTGGAAAGCTCAAAAAAAATGCTAGTCACTAA
- the fusA gene encoding elongation factor G, with the protein MQDISKIRNIAIIGHGSCGKTSLAEAMLYTAGKIKRLGKVDEGTSALDFEDEEIKRNVSINNSFHNYSWKKHDVYFMDTPGDDNFLNEAYVATQVVDGAVFIIGAVLGVKGQTIKFADFIASRKLPSLIMINKLDRERADFTRTIDQIKESLPVTPVILHLPIGEEDSFRGLVDLVSQKAYLFDESGKGTLVETDIPDDMADDVALYRESLMEQVAETDDDLIEKFLEDGELSQEDLQSGLKGGVASGAIVPVCLGAATSNFGTSALLDVINDIMPSPADRPNFIGVDKNGEPVERKAAADEKFSAQVFKTMADPYAGRLTIFRIYSGTLSGDTFYNSSKETDERFGQLFIPEGKEQRAVESAGPGMIVAVAKLKETTTGDTLCDASAPIIYDDLDVMEPVISYAIRASKGDEEKLFSSITRMLDEDLTLRLSREPQTGEVLISGVGKVHLDVVGAKIKRKFGVEMELSLPKVPYKETIRGTATVQGKHKKQSGGRGQFGDCTVEIGPNSGKGFEFEDKIVGGVIPQQYRPAVEKGILEAMEKGVMAGYPVVDIKVSLIDGSYHNVDSSEMAFKIAGSLAFKKGAQEAGLVLLEPFMNMTIVVGKEHVGDIMGDLNSRRGKVMGMDADQGREIIKAQVPQAEVLLYAADLTAMTGGLGTFTVSFSHYEEVPAMIAEKVVAANQAE; encoded by the coding sequence ATGCAGGATATCAGTAAGATAAGAAACATCGCGATCATTGGACACGGAAGTTGTGGAAAAACCTCTTTGGCTGAAGCCATGCTGTACACAGCCGGTAAGATCAAACGTCTCGGTAAGGTTGATGAGGGAACTTCGGCCCTCGATTTTGAAGATGAAGAAATCAAGCGGAATGTTTCCATTAATAACTCATTTCATAATTACTCATGGAAGAAGCATGATGTTTACTTTATGGATACTCCGGGTGATGATAATTTTCTCAATGAAGCTTACGTGGCAACCCAGGTCGTTGATGGGGCCGTTTTTATCATTGGAGCTGTTCTTGGCGTTAAAGGGCAGACTATTAAATTTGCTGACTTTATAGCAAGTAGAAAACTGCCATCGCTCATCATGATTAACAAGCTTGATCGTGAGCGGGCAGATTTTACAAGAACCATTGATCAGATAAAGGAGTCCCTTCCAGTTACCCCCGTTATTTTGCACCTGCCTATTGGGGAAGAAGATTCATTCCGTGGTCTTGTCGATCTGGTGAGTCAGAAGGCCTACCTGTTTGATGAAAGTGGAAAAGGTACTCTTGTGGAAACCGATATTCCTGATGATATGGCAGACGATGTCGCCCTCTATCGTGAAAGCCTGATGGAGCAGGTTGCAGAAACAGATGATGACCTGATTGAAAAGTTCCTGGAAGATGGTGAACTTTCTCAGGAAGATCTGCAGTCTGGATTAAAGGGTGGGGTTGCAAGTGGTGCTATCGTACCCGTATGTTTGGGCGCCGCAACCAGTAATTTTGGAACGTCAGCATTGCTTGATGTCATTAATGATATTATGCCGTCCCCAGCAGATCGTCCAAATTTCATCGGCGTTGATAAAAATGGAGAACCAGTCGAACGCAAGGCAGCAGCGGATGAAAAATTTTCAGCTCAGGTATTTAAAACCATGGCTGACCCCTATGCTGGCCGTTTAACCATTTTTAGAATTTATTCTGGAACCCTCTCGGGCGATACCTTTTATAACAGCAGCAAGGAAACAGATGAGCGTTTTGGCCAGCTTTTTATTCCAGAAGGAAAGGAACAGAGGGCCGTGGAGAGTGCCGGACCGGGAATGATTGTTGCGGTGGCCAAACTTAAGGAAACGACCACTGGAGATACTCTTTGCGATGCCTCTGCACCAATCATTTATGATGATCTGGATGTTATGGAACCCGTTATTTCCTATGCTATTCGTGCAAGTAAAGGTGATGAAGAAAAACTTTTCTCCTCCATTACCAGAATGCTTGATGAAGATCTTACCCTCAGACTTTCCAGGGAGCCGCAGACCGGTGAAGTTCTCATTTCCGGTGTGGGAAAAGTTCATCTCGATGTGGTCGGGGCCAAGATTAAACGCAAGTTCGGTGTGGAGATGGAACTTTCCTTGCCAAAGGTTCCTTACAAGGAAACTATTCGTGGAACTGCAACGGTACAGGGAAAACATAAAAAACAGAGTGGTGGCCGGGGCCAATTTGGTGACTGCACCGTTGAAATCGGTCCAAATAGCGGAAAAGGTTTTGAGTTTGAAGATAAAATAGTTGGTGGGGTTATTCCACAGCAGTATCGTCCTGCAGTTGAAAAAGGCATCCTTGAAGCCATGGAGAAGGGTGTCATGGCTGGATATCCGGTAGTTGACATTAAGGTCAGCCTGATAGATGGGTCCTACCATAACGTGGATTCCTCGGAGATGGCGTTCAAGATTGCAGGTTCTCTTGCATTTAAAAAAGGGGCCCAGGAGGCTGGACTTGTACTTCTTGAACCCTTTATGAATATGACCATCGTGGTAGGTAAGGAACATGTTGGGGATATCATGGGAGATTTGAATTCCCGTCGCGGAAAGGTTATGGGAATGGATGCGGATCAGGGGCGTGAAATCATAAAGGCCCAGGTTCCGCAGGCAGAGGTTCTATTGTATGCAGCAGATCTTACAGCGATGACAGGAGGACTTGGAACATTTACCGTTAGTTTCTCTCATTATGAGGAAGTTCCGGCTATGATCGCAGAGAAGGTTGTTGCGGCGAACCAGGCAGAATAG
- a CDS encoding S1C family serine protease — protein sequence MLKSSSGKVSPLAILVLILVGLWLLFQPIQNRVFRPAAEPRAVTARGDLAEDEKNTIELFKNISPSVVYITTIAVRRNMFSLNAVEIPQGTGSGFIWDGSGRVVTNYHVISDANRIEVTMAGHSTWKAVLIGAAPDKDLAVLQIDAPAHLLRPIPVGESTDLQVGQKVFAVGNPFGLDQTITSGIISALGREIKAITGRTIRDMIQTDAAINPGNSGGPLLDSAGRLIGVNTAIFSPSGAYAGIGFAVPVSEVNRVVPQLISKGRLVRPGIGASLADARLVKRLGIDGVLVLGVEQGGPAHQAGIRPTKQYGNEVVLGDIITDIGGKKVQSYDDIRTELERHAVGDEVVVTILRDGKSIDLRLRLSVLSD from the coding sequence ATGCTTAAATCTTCATCCGGAAAAGTTTCACCGCTTGCTATTCTTGTCCTTATTCTTGTTGGACTCTGGCTGCTCTTTCAACCAATTCAAAACAGAGTTTTTCGCCCTGCCGCTGAGCCGCGTGCCGTGACAGCCCGCGGTGATCTTGCCGAAGATGAAAAAAACACCATAGAACTCTTTAAAAATATTTCTCCTTCCGTTGTCTATATTACGACCATTGCGGTTCGGAGAAACATGTTTTCATTGAATGCTGTTGAGATCCCACAGGGTACAGGATCTGGATTTATATGGGATGGGAGTGGCAGGGTGGTCACCAACTATCATGTAATAAGCGATGCCAATCGGATTGAGGTTACCATGGCTGGTCACAGCACCTGGAAGGCAGTTCTTATCGGAGCTGCTCCCGATAAGGATCTAGCTGTGTTGCAGATTGATGCTCCGGCCCATTTGTTACGTCCCATTCCCGTTGGCGAATCAACCGATCTTCAGGTAGGTCAAAAAGTTTTTGCCGTCGGCAATCCCTTCGGCCTGGATCAAACCATCACATCAGGGATTATATCCGCCCTTGGCCGTGAAATCAAAGCGATCACCGGTAGAACAATCCGTGATATGATTCAGACAGACGCCGCCATCAATCCAGGAAATTCAGGAGGCCCTCTTCTTGATAGTGCAGGACGTCTTATTGGCGTCAATACTGCCATTTTTTCACCATCCGGAGCTTATGCCGGGATTGGTTTTGCCGTGCCTGTCAGTGAGGTGAACCGGGTTGTTCCTCAGTTGATCAGTAAGGGAAGACTGGTCCGGCCGGGAATTGGTGCATCTCTTGCTGATGCACGTCTTGTCAAACGCCTGGGAATAGATGGAGTGCTTGTACTTGGGGTTGAACAGGGAGGGCCTGCACATCAGGCGGGAATCCGTCCCACAAAACAGTATGGTAATGAAGTAGTATTGGGCGATATTATTACTGATATAGGTGGGAAAAAAGTGCAATCCTACGATGATATAAGAACTGAACTTGAACGCCATGCCGTGGGCGACGAAGTTGTTGTTACTATTCTTCGTGATGGGAAGTCCATTGATCTCAGATTACGCCTTTCGGTCCTTAGTGACTAG
- the purM gene encoding phosphoribosylformylglycinamidine cyclo-ligase, with protein MSDVKQSKYSEAGVDIDKGNAFVHGIKDIVKSTHQRGVLNDIGGFSSLFAIDTDKYKQPVLVTSTDGVGTKLEIAKRCNKHDTIGIDLVAMCVNDIIVGGAKPLCFLDYYSVGKLELDVATEVVRGIAEGCIQSQCSLVGGETAEMPGLYKAGDYDLAGFVVGIGDRDKLIDGSEIRVGNKIIGLRSSGLHSNGFSLVRKICFSDNDFSVDQYMEELGCTLGEELLKPTKIYVQSVLGVLKSFKLNGIVHNTGGGFIDNIPRILPAGCKADINCGCWQPQPIFDFLAENGKVPKEEMYRTFNMGIGLMIAVDDDAVEEIILRFQAHGEEAFVIGDITALKEGDEQVNLTFERRK; from the coding sequence ATGAGCGACGTAAAACAATCTAAATACAGTGAAGCCGGAGTCGATATTGACAAGGGCAATGCATTTGTTCATGGAATTAAAGACATTGTCAAATCAACGCATCAGCGCGGTGTTTTAAACGATATAGGTGGTTTTTCAAGCCTTTTTGCCATAGACACTGACAAATATAAACAGCCAGTGCTGGTAACCTCAACCGACGGTGTCGGTACAAAACTTGAGATTGCCAAGCGATGCAATAAGCACGACACCATAGGCATTGACCTTGTCGCAATGTGCGTGAATGACATCATCGTTGGTGGCGCCAAGCCCCTCTGTTTCCTTGACTATTACTCAGTAGGAAAACTCGAACTTGACGTTGCCACCGAAGTCGTAAGAGGTATTGCTGAAGGCTGCATCCAGTCTCAGTGCTCCCTCGTTGGTGGAGAGACTGCCGAGATGCCAGGTCTTTACAAGGCAGGAGACTACGACCTCGCAGGATTTGTTGTGGGAATTGGTGACCGTGACAAATTGATCGATGGTTCTGAGATACGGGTTGGCAACAAAATAATCGGACTCAGATCATCCGGTCTTCACTCCAATGGTTTCTCCCTGGTTCGTAAAATATGCTTTAGCGACAATGATTTCAGCGTGGATCAGTACATGGAAGAACTCGGCTGCACCCTTGGCGAAGAACTTCTCAAGCCAACTAAAATCTATGTTCAGTCGGTTCTTGGAGTACTCAAAAGCTTTAAACTAAACGGTATCGTTCACAACACGGGTGGTGGTTTTATAGACAACATTCCACGAATACTGCCTGCAGGGTGCAAAGCTGACATCAACTGCGGATGCTGGCAACCACAACCCATCTTCGATTTCCTGGCGGAGAATGGTAAGGTTCCGAAAGAGGAAATGTACCGTACTTTTAATATGGGTATCGGCCTAATGATTGCTGTGGATGATGATGCCGTGGAAGAAATCATTCTTCGCTTCCAGGCCCATGGTGAAGAGGCCTTTGTTATTGGTGATATCACAGCTTTAAAAGAGGGTGATGAACAGGTTAACCTGACTTTTGAAAGACGCAAGTAG
- a CDS encoding DUF2065 domain-containing protein, whose translation MKILILLVGMVLIVEGIPYVASPESMREWLKKISEMKAEHLRILGLFSMSSGLLICWFVQRSGYF comes from the coding sequence ATGAAAATTTTAATTTTATTGGTAGGCATGGTCTTAATAGTAGAAGGTATACCCTATGTTGCATCCCCGGAATCCATGCGTGAATGGTTGAAAAAAATAAGTGAGATGAAGGCAGAACATCTTCGCATACTGGGTCTTTTTTCAATGTCTTCAGGCTTGCTGATCTGCTGGTTTGTACAGCGTAGCGGCTACTTTTAG